Within the Mucilaginibacter sp. CSA2-8R genome, the region TACCCTTATGAGTAAGCACGGTAGAATCTTAGTAGCCATGAGTGGTGGCGTTGATAGTTCGGTAGCATCTATTATGCTGCATGAGCAGGGCTACGAGGTAATCGGGCTTACCATGAAAACCTGGGACTATGCCTCGTCGGGCGGCAGTTCTAAAGAAACTGGCTGTTGCAGTCTAGACAGTATCAACGATGCACGGGCATTGGCGGTAGGTTACGGCTTTCCGCACTATATACTGGATATCCGCAACGAGTTTGGCAATTACGTAATCGACAATTTTGTAGATGAGTACTTGGCTGGCCGCACCCCTAACCCTTGCGTACTTTGTAACACCCACATTAAATGGGAAGCCTTATTAAAGCGCGCCGATAAACTGGATTGCGAATTTATTGCCACCGGCCACTATGCCAACATCCGTCAGCAGGATAGTGGGCGCTACGTAGTATCTAAAGGTCGCGACGAAAATAAAGACCAGTCTTACGTGCTTTGGGGCGTATCGCAAGAAAACTTGGCACGTACACAGTTTCCGTTAGGCAGTTTTACCAAAGCCGAAATCAGGCAGATGGCCTTGGAAATGGGCCAGGCCGAACTGGCAGGTAAAAGTGAAAGCTACGAAATCTGCTTTGTACCTGATAACGACTACCGGTCGTTTTTACGCCACAAAGTAGAAGACTTAGAGCAACGTGTTGGCCCTGGCAATTTTGTGCTTACTGATGGCACTGTAGTGGGTAAACACCAGGGTTATCCATTCTATACTATTGGTCAGCGTAAAGGCTTGGGCATTGCATTTGGGCATCCTATGTTTGTTACTCAAATAAACGCTGCTAACAACACCGTAGTTTTAGGTACTGCCGATGAGTTGCAGCGCAAACAGGCGTGGGTGCGTAACCTTAACCTGGTAAAATACGAAAGTATTACAGAGCC harbors:
- the mnmA gene encoding tRNA 2-thiouridine(34) synthase MnmA: MSKHGRILVAMSGGVDSSVASIMLHEQGYEVIGLTMKTWDYASSGGSSKETGCCSLDSINDARALAVGYGFPHYILDIRNEFGNYVIDNFVDEYLAGRTPNPCVLCNTHIKWEALLKRADKLDCEFIATGHYANIRQQDSGRYVVSKGRDENKDQSYVLWGVSQENLARTQFPLGSFTKAEIRQMALEMGQAELAGKSESYEICFVPDNDYRSFLRHKVEDLEQRVGPGNFVLTDGTVVGKHQGYPFYTIGQRKGLGIAFGHPMFVTQINAANNTVVLGTADELQRKQAWVRNLNLVKYESITEPIQAVTKIRYKDAGSESTIVQMGDHMKVDFHHQVSGIAPGQSAVFYEGNDLLGGGFLM